The following are encoded in a window of Narcine bancroftii isolate sNarBan1 chromosome 2, sNarBan1.hap1, whole genome shotgun sequence genomic DNA:
- the LOC138755485 gene encoding uncharacterized protein isoform X2 — MDAALKTERLIIDQSAPRAREIFNHSIACFDYYKARNNVVDEAIQWGHLNSLLGGVPFALTQGATTLAIARERLTAYYAGPRNVALARHQLLTRRQKPGESDAAYALALDLLANECDGRGVNVQQHRNALKLDDFVNGIDSSYIRQRLLKTEPLTYNWAVTLAKTLRSAMQSSEMLETEKETSRSAGTPKERKGQTPEKCYFCDKSWHPRQKCLARFATCNYCGKLGHFAKACKAKSDKKKKRSTKKMHPGAEGMEDNCEKGESSDEQAESTSSDGNQEL; from the exons atggatgcagcactcaagacagagcggctgataatcgaccagtctgccccgagggccagagaaattttcaaccactcgattgcttgttttgattactacaAGGCTCGAAataacgtggtcgatgaggcgatacagtggggccacctgaactctctgctgggtggaGTCCCTTTCGCtctaacgcaaggagctaccactctggctatagcccgggaacgtctgactgcttactatgcagggCCACGGAATGTGGCGCTTGCTCGAcatcagttgctgactagacgccagaaacccggggaaagtgatgctgcctatgcactggccctcgacttactggcaaacgaatgtgatggcAGGggagtcaatgtgcaacaacaccgcaatgccttgaagctggatgattttgtcaatgggattgactccagttacatccgacagaggctgctgaagACAGAGCCCTTAACTTACaactgggcagtcactctagccaaaacactgagaagtgccatgcagtccagtgaaatgctagaaactgaaaaggaaacatccaggagtgctgggaccccgaaggaaagaaaagggcaaactcctgaaaaatgctacttctgtgataagagctggcaccccagacagaagtgcctggctcgatttgctacctgcaactattgtgggaaactcggccactttgctaaagcgtgtaaggcgaaaagtgataagaagaagaagagaagcaccaagaaaatgcatcctggagctgaaggaatggaagacaactgtgaaaagggggaatcttcagacgagcaggctgaatcgacttcaagtgacg gaaatcaggaactctga
- the LOC138755485 gene encoding uncharacterized protein isoform X1, whose product MDAALKTERLIIDQSAPRAREIFNHSIACFDYYKARNNVVDEAIQWGHLNSLLGGVPFALTQGATTLAIARERLTAYYAGPRNVALARHQLLTRRQKPGESDAAYALALDLLANECDGRGVNVQQHRNALKLDDFVNGIDSSYIRQRLLKTEPLTYNWAVTLAKTLRSAMQSSEMLETEKETSRSAGTPKERKGQTPEKCYFCDKSWHPRQKCLARFATCNYCGKLGHFAKACKAKSDKKKKRSTKKMHPGAEGMEDNCEKGESSDEQAESTSSDGEEIRNSDGLASLFI is encoded by the exons atggatgcagcactcaagacagagcggctgataatcgaccagtctgccccgagggccagagaaattttcaaccactcgattgcttgttttgattactacaAGGCTCGAAataacgtggtcgatgaggcgatacagtggggccacctgaactctctgctgggtggaGTCCCTTTCGCtctaacgcaaggagctaccactctggctatagcccgggaacgtctgactgcttactatgcagggCCACGGAATGTGGCGCTTGCTCGAcatcagttgctgactagacgccagaaacccggggaaagtgatgctgcctatgcactggccctcgacttactggcaaacgaatgtgatggcAGGggagtcaatgtgcaacaacaccgcaatgccttgaagctggatgattttgtcaatgggattgactccagttacatccgacagaggctgctgaagACAGAGCCCTTAACTTACaactgggcagtcactctagccaaaacactgagaagtgccatgcagtccagtgaaatgctagaaactgaaaaggaaacatccaggagtgctgggaccccgaaggaaagaaaagggcaaactcctgaaaaatgctacttctgtgataagagctggcaccccagacagaagtgcctggctcgatttgctacctgcaactattgtgggaaactcggccactttgctaaagcgtgtaaggcgaaaagtgataagaagaagaagagaagcaccaagaaaatgcatcctggagctgaaggaatggaagacaactgtgaaaagggggaatcttcagacgagcaggctgaatcgacttcaagtgacggtgag gaaatcaggaactctgatggactggccagcctgtttatctga